Proteins encoded within one genomic window of Bacillus sp. 1NLA3E:
- a CDS encoding peroxiredoxin — protein MSERLVGKQAPRFEMDAVLPNKEFGKVSLEENMKNDKWTVLFFYPMDFTFVCPTEIVAVSERYSEFEDLDAEVIGVSTDTIHTHLAWINTDRKDNGLGELKYPLAADHNHLVARDYGVLIEEEGIALRGLFIISPEGELMYAVVHHNNIGRDVDETLRVLQALQTGGLCPANWRPGQATL, from the coding sequence GTATTGCCAAACAAAGAATTTGGAAAAGTAAGTTTAGAAGAGAATATGAAAAATGATAAGTGGACTGTATTATTCTTCTATCCAATGGACTTCACTTTCGTTTGCCCAACAGAAATCGTTGCAGTTTCTGAACGTTATAGTGAATTTGAAGATCTTGATGCAGAAGTAATTGGCGTATCAACAGATACAATTCACACACATTTAGCATGGATTAATACAGATCGTAAAGATAATGGCCTTGGAGAATTAAAATATCCATTGGCAGCTGATCATAATCATCTTGTTGCTCGTGACTATGGTGTACTTATTGAAGAAGAAGGAATTGCACTTCGCGGATTATTCATCATCAGCCCTGAAGGTGAACTAATGTATGCAGTTGTTCATCACAACAATATTGGTCGCGATGTTGATGAAACTTTACGCGTTCTTCAAGCATTACAAACTGGTGGTCTTTGCCCAGCGAACTGGAGACCTGGACAAGCTACACTTTAA
- a CDS encoding DUF4349 domain-containing protein translates to MFIKRYLPFLIFIMLLLSACSGNTQEKKSLGSNEVQQSDSVTSSKAQSKNEKDVPPINAKGNQTTSPNQKVIYTADLQLEVKDLKKANKLLEQAVKNVEGYIIQSNIYQDSDQTYHASLTIRVPQGSFEQFLDQAERLAVKVEQRNVSGSDVSEEYVDLESRLKSKRAVESRLLDFMQKATTTEDLLKISTDLATVQEQIEQITGRIKYLDNQVDFSTITIALSENKISVPALEKTDLNTIEKTKKQFMTSINWILITLSGVAVLIFGNIPILLVVGLIIGVVFFFLRRKKRA, encoded by the coding sequence ATGTTTATAAAGCGTTATCTACCGTTCTTAATCTTTATCATGCTCCTGTTAAGTGCATGCAGTGGAAATACTCAAGAAAAAAAGAGCCTTGGATCAAATGAAGTCCAGCAATCTGATTCTGTAACAAGTTCTAAAGCTCAATCAAAAAATGAAAAAGATGTACCACCAATCAATGCAAAGGGTAATCAAACTACTTCACCAAACCAAAAGGTAATCTACACCGCAGATCTACAATTAGAAGTGAAGGACTTAAAAAAGGCAAACAAACTTCTTGAGCAAGCGGTCAAAAATGTTGAAGGTTATATCATTCAATCAAACATTTATCAAGATAGTGACCAAACATATCATGCCTCGCTTACAATAAGGGTCCCACAAGGATCTTTTGAACAGTTTTTAGATCAAGCTGAGAGACTAGCTGTTAAGGTTGAACAGCGGAATGTCAGTGGCTCTGACGTATCAGAGGAATACGTTGATTTAGAGTCGAGGCTTAAATCAAAAAGGGCAGTGGAAAGCAGGCTGTTAGATTTTATGCAAAAAGCCACAACAACAGAGGATTTATTAAAAATCTCTACTGATCTAGCTACTGTCCAAGAACAAATTGAACAAATAACAGGAAGAATAAAATATTTAGACAATCAGGTTGATTTTTCCACTATTACGATTGCTCTAAGTGAAAATAAAATTTCCGTTCCAGCGTTAGAAAAGACAGATTTGAACACGATAGAGAAGACCAAAAAGCAATTTATGACGAGCATAAACTGGATCTTAATAACGTTGTCAGGTGTTGCAGTATTGATATTCGGTAATATTCCAATTTTGCTGGTTGTGGGACTTATAATCGGTGTTGTTTTTTTCTTCCTCAGACGTAAAAAAAGAGCCTAG